A region from the Flexibacter flexilis DSM 6793 genome encodes:
- the secA gene encoding preprotein translocase subunit SecA: MLNLITKGITKLFGTKSEQDIKKLLPYVHEVNSQWLLLKNLTDDQLRAKTQEVRNTIDTFLADIDSQIAALHTQIAENPQLDIRSKDGIFKQIDKLELERNKQLEVVLMEVLPVAFAIVKDTARRYKENGSLRVTATDFDREIAGLKSNVVIEGDSAVWHKTWYAAGAEMTWEMQHYDVQIIGGIVLHQGKISEMATGEGKTLVATLPAFLNALAKRGVHIVTVNDYLAKRDSEWMAPLFEFHGLRVDCIDKHEPNSPARRKAYAADITYGTNNEFGFDYLRDNMANSPEELVQRKLHYAMVDEVDSVLIDDARTPLIISGPMARGDQHEFDALKPRVARLVEAQKQLVNQYLIDAKKKIAAGDEKEGGIALFRAYRGLPKNKPLIKYLSETGNKAILNKTESFYLQDNSKMMPEADRPLYFVIDEKHNSIDLTEKGIDFITAGGEDPHFFILPDLGVELGAIEKDKGLPEEDRLALKDRVINEYSEKTQRIHTIQQLLKAYTLFEKDTEYVIMDGKIKIVDEQTGRIMEGRRYSDGLHQALEAKENVKIEDATQTYATVTLQNYFRMYHKLAGMTGTAETEAGEFYQIYKLDVVVIPTNKQISRKDEQDKVYKTMREKFNAVVEEIVTLTKQGRPVLVGTTSVEISEILSRLLKMRGIQHQVLNAKYHQKEAEIVAEAGKSSTVTIATNMAGRGTDIKLTPESKAAGGLAIIGTERHESRRVDRQLRGRSGRQGDPGSSQFFVSLEDNLMRLFGSERIANWMDKMGLEEGEVIQHSMITSSIERAQKKVEENNFGIRKRLLEYDDVMNSQREVIYKRRRNALFGERLQLDVMSIIYSSCDNILENNKPSGDYDNFKLQCMHLYGFNPAISKDEFGRLKQPELLQKLYKEVQSYYNERCRQIAEMTLPVFQQLHQERGELIENIVVPFTDGKFHMQIYVPLKKAIENSGMEVNKALEKYVSLGFIDNAWKEHLREMDDLKQSVQNAVFEQKDPLLVYKFESFNLFKAFINHVNEEIIGFLFKSGIPQEESAPVQQIIQEPVPVRQEPPQRLQLQKEEADSLVRTRVALEDEPEAPAPKQAPVRSDKTDRNERVTVRYANGEIRRDVKYKTVEDDILNNRCVVINLA, from the coding sequence ATGTTAAATCTCATTACAAAAGGAATTACCAAGCTGTTTGGCACAAAATCAGAGCAAGACATCAAAAAATTGCTCCCGTATGTGCACGAGGTGAACAGTCAATGGCTTCTGCTCAAAAACCTGACTGACGACCAATTACGCGCCAAAACGCAAGAAGTAAGAAACACCATTGATACTTTTTTGGCCGATATTGACAGCCAAATCGCTGCGCTACACACCCAAATCGCCGAAAATCCGCAATTGGATATTCGCAGCAAAGACGGTATTTTCAAACAAATAGATAAACTTGAACTCGAACGCAACAAGCAATTGGAAGTAGTGCTCATGGAAGTACTACCTGTGGCTTTTGCTATCGTAAAAGATACAGCACGCCGCTACAAAGAAAATGGTAGTTTGCGCGTAACAGCCACCGACTTCGACCGCGAAATCGCTGGCCTCAAATCCAATGTTGTGATTGAAGGCGACTCCGCCGTTTGGCACAAAACATGGTATGCGGCAGGTGCCGAAATGACATGGGAAATGCAGCACTACGACGTACAAATTATTGGTGGTATCGTATTGCATCAGGGCAAAATCTCGGAAATGGCCACAGGTGAAGGTAAAACACTCGTTGCTACCCTCCCAGCCTTCCTTAACGCATTAGCAAAACGCGGTGTACACATCGTAACCGTGAACGACTACCTCGCCAAACGTGACTCGGAATGGATGGCTCCATTGTTTGAGTTTCATGGCTTGCGCGTGGATTGCATCGACAAACACGAACCAAACTCCCCTGCCCGTCGCAAGGCTTACGCCGCAGATATTACTTACGGTACCAACAACGAATTTGGCTTTGATTATCTGCGCGATAACATGGCCAACAGCCCCGAAGAACTCGTTCAACGCAAATTGCATTACGCAATGGTGGACGAAGTGGATTCCGTGTTGATTGACGATGCTCGTACGCCTTTGATTATTTCTGGCCCAATGGCACGCGGCGACCAACACGAATTTGATGCCCTCAAACCACGCGTAGCACGCCTCGTAGAAGCGCAAAAACAATTGGTAAATCAATATTTGATTGATGCCAAAAAGAAAATAGCGGCTGGCGACGAGAAAGAAGGCGGCATCGCATTGTTCAGAGCGTACAGAGGTTTACCTAAAAACAAACCTTTGATTAAATATTTGAGTGAAACTGGTAACAAAGCGATTTTGAACAAAACAGAATCGTTTTACCTACAAGATAACTCTAAAATGATGCCTGAGGCTGACCGTCCATTGTATTTTGTGATTGACGAAAAGCACAACAGCATTGACCTGACCGAAAAAGGCATTGACTTTATTACGGCAGGCGGCGAAGACCCACATTTCTTTATCCTACCGGATTTGGGGGTAGAATTGGGGGCTATCGAAAAAGACAAAGGATTGCCTGAAGAAGACCGTTTGGCACTGAAAGACAGAGTAATCAACGAATATTCAGAGAAAACACAGCGTATCCATACCATCCAACAGTTGCTCAAAGCTTACACGCTTTTTGAAAAAGATACCGAATATGTGATCATGGACGGTAAAATCAAAATCGTAGATGAGCAAACAGGTCGTATCATGGAAGGCCGCCGTTATTCGGATGGTTTGCACCAAGCACTCGAAGCGAAAGAAAACGTTAAAATCGAAGACGCAACGCAAACTTACGCAACGGTTACGCTTCAAAATTATTTCCGTATGTACCACAAACTTGCTGGTATGACGGGTACTGCCGAAACGGAAGCAGGCGAATTTTACCAAATCTACAAGTTGGATGTGGTTGTAATCCCGACCAACAAGCAAATTTCCCGCAAAGACGAACAAGACAAGGTGTACAAAACCATGCGTGAGAAATTCAATGCGGTAGTAGAAGAAATCGTAACTTTGACCAAGCAAGGCCGCCCAGTGTTGGTGGGTACTACTTCGGTCGAAATTTCGGAGATTTTGAGTCGTTTGCTCAAAATGCGTGGCATTCAGCACCAAGTTTTGAACGCAAAATACCACCAAAAAGAAGCCGAAATCGTTGCGGAAGCAGGTAAATCAAGTACCGTAACCATTGCTACCAACATGGCGGGTCGTGGTACGGATATTAAACTAACACCAGAATCTAAAGCGGCAGGCGGTTTGGCCATTATCGGTACGGAACGCCACGAGTCGCGCCGTGTGGACAGACAGTTACGCGGACGTTCTGGCCGTCAGGGTGACCCAGGTTCTTCGCAATTCTTCGTGAGTTTGGAAGATAACTTGATGCGTTTGTTCGGTTCGGAAAGAATCGCGAATTGGATGGACAAAATGGGCTTGGAAGAAGGCGAAGTAATTCAACATTCGATGATTACCAGCTCTATCGAACGCGCTCAGAAGAAAGTAGAAGAAAATAACTTCGGCATTCGTAAGCGTTTGTTGGAATATGATGACGTGATGAACTCGCAACGCGAAGTAATTTACAAACGTCGTCGTAATGCCTTGTTCGGAGAGCGTTTGCAACTTGATGTAATGAGCATTATTTATTCGTCTTGTGATAATATTTTGGAAAACAACAAGCCAAGCGGCGACTACGACAACTTCAAGTTGCAGTGTATGCACCTGTACGGCTTCAATCCAGCCATTAGCAAAGATGAATTTGGCCGTTTGAAACAACCTGAATTGCTACAAAAACTCTACAAAGAGGTTCAGAGCTATTACAACGAACGTTGCCGCCAAATCGCGGAAATGACTTTGCCTGTGTTCCAGCAGTTGCACCAAGAGCGCGGCGAACTAATCGAAAACATTGTAGTTCCGTTCACGGATGGCAAATTCCACATGCAAATTTATGTTCCATTGAAAAAAGCTATCGAAAATAGCGGTATGGAAGTGAATAAAGCATTGGAAAAATATGTTTCGTTGGGCTTCATCGACAACGCTTGGAAAGAGCATTTGCGCGAAATGGACGATTTGAAACAATCGGTACAAAACGCAGTATTTGAACAAAAAGACCCATTGTTAGTCTATAAATTTGAGTCTTTCAACTTATTCAAAGCCTTTATCAACCACGTAAACGAAGAGATAATCGGGTTCTTGTTCAAATCGGGCATTCCGCAAGAAGAATCTGCACCAGTGCAACAAATCATTCAAGAGCCTGTACCAGTGCGCCAAGAGCCACCGCAACGCCTCCAATTGCAAAAAGAAGAGGCTGACAGTCTTGTACGCACACGCGTGGCATTGGAAGACGAACCAGAGGCACCAGCTCCGAAGCAAGCCCCTGTTCGCTCGGACAAAACTGACCGCAACGAACGCGTAACCGTGCGCTACGCCAACGGCGAAATTCGCAGAGACGTAAAGTACAAAACCGTAGAAGATGACATTCTCAACAACCGTTGTGTAGTCATTAACTTGGCTTAA
- a CDS encoding TPM domain-containing protein: MKIILKYIIALLLLCHSSLWARDWRVNTLPKPPDGNLWAVSNPDSLLSAEEVAKLNTLLSDIEQNTSSKITVAVVMSINDEVPKVFANQLFDYWGMGREDNTMLILFVRDLQRMEFEVGARLRYVLPEDLCVQIQQEKMMPAIRKKEYGQGLIKGVEKMSDIVNENKDLLLDTDQELSFAYVKRHGFIRLRSKALEIYIGLTVLTLLAYIVVLFRAMITHDFYKKYQTLKFFSMYVWWVLFPVPFVGLFFFTKYLMKKWRDAPRNSPTTGKPMHKLTEEEEDVYLQAGQIAEESVKAVDYDVWVSGEPNDIMILSYKTRFSRYTKCPNCGFRTYYEVYDNVVESATYAGTGKAERKQVCMQCKYEHVVTYTIPSKARHGGQKTTIKKAIKRSMRPDSESNNQPS, from the coding sequence ATGAAAATAATTCTAAAATACATTATTGCGCTACTGCTGCTCTGTCATTCAAGTCTTTGGGCGCGGGATTGGCGCGTGAATACGTTGCCCAAGCCGCCAGATGGGAATTTGTGGGCAGTGTCTAACCCCGACAGTCTTTTGTCAGCGGAGGAAGTAGCCAAACTCAACACACTTCTATCTGATATTGAACAAAATACATCGTCTAAAATTACGGTGGCAGTGGTGATGTCCATTAACGACGAAGTGCCCAAAGTTTTTGCCAACCAATTGTTTGATTATTGGGGAATGGGGCGCGAGGATAATACCATGCTTATTCTGTTTGTGCGCGATTTGCAACGCATGGAATTTGAAGTAGGGGCGCGGCTACGCTATGTATTGCCCGAAGACCTTTGCGTGCAGATTCAGCAGGAAAAAATGATGCCTGCTATTCGCAAAAAAGAGTACGGACAAGGGCTTATCAAAGGCGTAGAAAAAATGTCGGATATTGTAAACGAAAATAAAGATTTGCTCTTGGATACCGACCAAGAGTTGAGTTTTGCGTATGTGAAACGACACGGCTTTATACGATTGCGCAGTAAGGCTTTAGAGATTTATATTGGCCTGACCGTCTTGACGTTGCTTGCTTATATTGTCGTGTTGTTTAGGGCTATGATTACGCATGATTTTTATAAAAAATACCAAACCCTCAAGTTCTTTTCCATGTACGTTTGGTGGGTGCTGTTCCCAGTGCCATTTGTGGGGCTGTTTTTCTTTACCAAATACCTGATGAAAAAATGGCGCGATGCTCCGCGCAACAGCCCAACCACAGGCAAGCCAATGCACAAACTCACGGAAGAGGAAGAAGATGTGTATTTGCAAGCGGGTCAAATAGCCGAAGAAAGCGTGAAAGCCGTTGATTATGACGTATGGGTTTCGGGTGAGCCAAACGATATAATGATTCTCTCGTACAAAACGCGTTTTTCGAGATATACAAAATGTCCGAATTGCGGATTCCGCACGTATTACGAAGTTTATGACAATGTCGTAGAGTCGGCCACGTATGCGGGAACAGGCAAGGCCGAACGCAAACAAGTGTGTATGCAATGCAAATACGAACACGTGGTTACTTACACGATTCCGAGCAAAGCACGACACGGCGGCCAAAAAACAACTATCAAAAAGGCCATCAAACGCAGTATGCGCCCAGATTCTGAATCTAACAATCAGCCTTCATAA
- a CDS encoding MATE family efflux transporter, whose product MNFLKSSMITMLSVVARALAALSINKLFALYFGATGVALLSHFQNLTGILIALPNDGINRGMIKYASSPKASVRRRAWLAGLGWQALVMIVITLLLWFFGDYFLAEFEYSNTSAWLIVFFGGLWLYALHFFFLGVLLSEQKLLPYTFINIGGSVAVVLICGVLVWQWHTSLGWALIYFWIGTTLVGLFSWVYVWRTVRFSLPIRWLFSTKFYQFFWRNSPFRAIGGYVLTALAVVTFGRMVDFHVREYVIHRFGMEQTGWWQAVVRLGDLYILPTTAIINSIFYPKITNSLPDKALVRSYVREVMRWVVPAAALGFGAMFLVKEYALVWVNAAGFEQAAFLMKYQMAGDFMKVISYFFASIVVAQARVRLMLVMELLSVSVYLSCIFTLAPSWGIEGIALSHLIRYCFYTSTLYALYRYHFRNNGELM is encoded by the coding sequence ATGAATTTTCTTAAATCTTCTATGATAACCATGCTTTCGGTGGTGGCGCGTGCGTTGGCCGCTTTGAGCATCAACAAACTTTTTGCGTTATACTTTGGAGCAACTGGCGTAGCTTTGCTTTCTCATTTCCAGAATCTTACGGGAATTTTGATAGCCTTACCCAACGATGGCATCAATCGCGGCATGATAAAATACGCTTCTTCGCCCAAGGCTTCCGTGCGGCGCAGGGCATGGCTGGCGGGTTTGGGTTGGCAAGCGTTGGTGATGATTGTTATTACGCTGCTGCTGTGGTTTTTTGGCGATTATTTTTTAGCAGAATTTGAATATAGTAATACGTCGGCGTGGCTGATTGTCTTTTTCGGAGGGCTTTGGCTTTACGCCTTACATTTTTTCTTTTTGGGCGTGCTGCTTTCTGAGCAAAAACTTTTGCCTTACACGTTCATCAATATTGGCGGCAGCGTGGCCGTAGTGCTGATTTGTGGCGTTTTGGTGTGGCAATGGCATACTTCGTTGGGTTGGGCTTTGATTTATTTCTGGATAGGAACAACCTTGGTGGGCTTGTTTTCGTGGGTGTACGTGTGGCGCACGGTGCGTTTTTCGTTGCCTATTCGCTGGCTTTTTTCTACTAAATTTTATCAATTTTTTTGGCGCAATTCTCCTTTTCGGGCGATTGGGGGCTACGTACTGACGGCTTTGGCGGTGGTTACGTTTGGGCGCATGGTGGATTTCCATGTGCGAGAGTACGTGATACATCGGTTTGGCATGGAACAAACGGGTTGGTGGCAAGCGGTGGTCAGGCTCGGCGACTTGTATATTTTGCCCACGACGGCCATTATTAACAGCATTTTTTATCCCAAAATAACCAATAGTTTACCTGATAAAGCCTTGGTACGCAGCTATGTGCGCGAGGTGATGCGCTGGGTTGTGCCTGCGGCGGCTTTGGGTTTTGGGGCAATGTTTTTGGTGAAAGAATACGCGTTGGTGTGGGTCAATGCGGCGGGTTTTGAGCAAGCCGCCTTCCTGATGAAATACCAAATGGCAGGCGATTTTATGAAAGTCATCAGTTATTTTTTTGCCAGTATCGTGGTGGCGCAGGCGCGTGTGCGCTTGATGTTGGTCATGGAATTGTTGTCGGTCAGCGTGTATTTATCTTGTATTTTTACGCTTGCACCTTCGTGGGGTATCGAAGGAATTGCGCTTTCGCATTTGATACGTTATTGCTTCTATACCAGTACGTTATATGCGTTGTATCGTTATCATTTCAGAAATAATGGAGAGCTAATGTAG
- a CDS encoding sulfite exporter TauE/SafE family protein: protein MLKKAKYQRHSTHTNRSAAALAYWIKTKSILPLVREYLLLKNSVIMLSKILFIFVIAVFAFGLSAICGGGASLILIPMIGLLLPVAAIPFTLTLGTFSSSVSRIVIFRKNINWRLFWLFVPASIPAVMAGVWLIRFINPLYLQLAIALFLLSNLYEFFKPKKIATNSLSSNNKKQSPISVVLIGILTGLVSGITGAAGLLFNRFYLNYGLKKEEIIATRAANEVLLHFVKIASYLYVGAYTTDSFYLGVGIALASVLSSWVLKYLLPVISERTFRVIGYAAMSASGVFLLLKTSQNIIVQDNILVESKGNESEIMMNWRDKNVIVEYDWNEGLEIEKDITQQQLPNHLQEKYKKLLTQYDKIALEQVFILNYSRGYEFYCYKNNTLTKFEFDEN from the coding sequence ATGCTCAAAAAAGCCAAATATCAGCGACATAGCACGCACACGAACCGCTCGGCGGCGGCGTTAGCATATTGGATAAAAACCAAATCTATCTTACCTTTGGTAAGGGAATATCTTTTGCTCAAAAACAGTGTAATTATGCTTAGTAAAATCCTATTCATTTTTGTAATCGCAGTATTTGCTTTTGGTTTAAGTGCCATTTGCGGCGGCGGTGCGAGCCTTATTCTTATTCCCATGATTGGCCTTTTGTTGCCTGTGGCAGCCATTCCGTTTACGCTTACGCTGGGCACGTTTAGTAGTTCGGTTTCGCGCATTGTTATTTTTCGTAAAAATATCAACTGGCGACTTTTTTGGCTTTTTGTGCCCGCCTCCATTCCTGCGGTGATGGCTGGCGTTTGGCTGATTCGGTTTATTAACCCACTGTATTTGCAATTGGCGATTGCCTTGTTTCTGCTATCCAACCTTTATGAATTTTTCAAACCCAAAAAAATAGCAACCAATTCATTATCAAGCAATAACAAAAAGCAAAGCCCAATATCTGTGGTATTGATTGGCATACTGACGGGCTTGGTTTCGGGGATTACGGGTGCGGCGGGGCTGCTGTTCAATCGGTTTTATTTGAATTATGGCCTCAAAAAAGAAGAAATTATCGCCACACGTGCCGCCAATGAAGTGTTATTGCATTTCGTTAAAATAGCTTCTTATCTGTACGTCGGGGCTTATACGACCGACTCGTTTTATTTGGGTGTAGGCATTGCCTTGGCTTCTGTTCTGTCTTCGTGGGTGCTTAAATATTTGTTGCCTGTGATAAGCGAACGTACTTTCAGGGTGATTGGCTATGCGGCTATGTCGGCTTCGGGCGTTTTTTTATTGCTCAAAACCTCACAAAATATTATTGTTCAGGATAATATCTTGGTGGAAAGTAAAGGCAATGAATCAGAAATTATGATGAATTGGCGCGACAAAAACGTAATTGTCGAATACGATTGGAACGAAGGGCTCGAAATCGAAAAAGACATTACGCAACAACAATTGCCCAATCACTTACAAGAAAAATATAAAAAACTACTAACGCAATACGACAAGATTGCCCTCGAACAAGTTTTTATCCTGAATTATTCGCGAGGTTATGAGTTTTATTGCTACAAAAATAACACACTGACCAAGTTTGAATTTGATGAAAACTAA